DNA sequence from the Marinilongibacter aquaticus genome:
AAATTTGATGGATACGAAAAGGATACTGTCAATTTTCCGCACGATGCCAACAGAGAGTATATCAAAAATATAGACGAATTGGTGGTAAGTAAAGCGGTTGAGTCTTTGAAAGGAAAAGAGGCTCCTGATATTTCTTGGGTGTATTTGGAATACACCGACGATATGGGGCACAAGTTTGGCGACAGCCCGCAATTTTATGATGCGGTGAGTTTTGAAGATCATTTGATCGGTAATCTATACGAGACCATTAGAGAGAGGGAAAAGAGTTTGGGAGAAGAATGGTTGGTGGTGGTGACAACCGATCATGGGCGAAGCGAAAAGGATGGCAAAGGACATGGCGGACAAAGTGCACGCGAACGCAAGACATGGATTGTGACCAATCAAAATGGGCTTAATACGCGTTTCAAGAGTGGGTTGGCTGTGGTGGATATCCTGCCTTCGGTATGTCGTTTTATGGATATCGAAATTCCGCAAGAAGTGGCTGGCAATTTGGATGGACAAAGCTTTTTGAAATAAGGCCTTTCAGCCGTTCTTTGTTTAATCCTTGCTATCTTGCAGCGTAAAA
Encoded proteins:
- a CDS encoding alkaline phosphatase family protein, with the translated sequence MKYTLIFFLVSISVLAQKHKTLVVLVDGIPFDVIEKVSTPNLDAIASDGGFAAAYVGGEKGGVSESPTISAVGYNSMLTGTWANKHNVWGNGIKAPNYAYPTFFQLARAAKPALTLGIFSTWEDNRTKLLGENKAETNHLHLDVKFDGYEKDTVNFPHDANREYIKNIDELVVSKAVESLKGKEAPDISWVYLEYTDDMGHKFGDSPQFYDAVSFEDHLIGNLYETIREREKSLGEEWLVVVTTDHGRSEKDGKGHGGQSARERKTWIVTNQNGLNTRFKSGLAVVDILPSVCRFMDIEIPQEVAGNLDGQSFLK